The window CGCgcacatcctcgacgacataGTACCAGCGCTGACAGGTCAGGCGCGCACCAGCCGATACTACGGCTTCGTCACAGGCGGCGTCCTCCCCGTCGCTGAGTGGGCCGACAACGTCGTCTCCCGCCTCGACCAGAACGTCCAGGTTCACCTCCCGACCCAGTCcgtcgccacggccgtcgaggatgcttCCCTGCGAatgctcgccgccctgctgCGCCTGCGGCCGGCCGACTGGCCAGGCAGGACGCTGACAacgggcgcgacggcgagcaatgtcctcggcctcgcttGCGGGCGCGAAGCCGTCCTGGAGAGTAGGCTCCGCCGCGCGGGAGTCGCCGCCGGTGTCGCCGAGTTGGGGCTGCTGTCCGCGTGCCGtcgggccgccgtcgacgagatccAAGTGCTCACGAGCGTTGGCCACAGCTCGCTGGCcaaagccgccgccgtcgtcggcatcggaaGGGCTTGCGTCAaggacctcggcctcggcggcaaggagccGTGGAGGCTCGATATCGACCGCCTCGAGCGCGAACTGCAGCGACCCGGCGTCGCGagcatcatcgccatcagTGCCGGGGACGTCAACACGGGCCGGTATGCCCTCGAAGGCACGGCCGAGTGGAGCAGAGTGAGAGCTCTGGCCGACAAGTACGCATCCTGGATTCACGTCGACGGAGGTGCGTCTGGTCCTCCCGCATTGACCCAAGGTCCATGGCATATACCAGAAGGCTGATGACCAAGAAGCGTTTGGCATTTTCACTCGCCTTCTCGGCTTGGTTGACGAATATTCTCCTCTCCACCGACGCCTTCAAGGAATTGAGCTCGCGGACAgcatcaccgtcgacggacaCAAAATTCTCAACCTCGTGCGTACAGGAATGAACTGCCCTGCAGCTCCAACTCCCCCCTTTCTCTCTCTTCCTCGAGGGAGCCCATGAACGCCAAAAGGCTGACGCATCACAGCCGTACGATTGCGGCATGTTCTACACCCGTTCCCCTGCCATTCTTTCGTCCGTCTTCGCCAATCCCAACGCCGCCTATCTCTCGTCCGGCCCTGGCTCGAGCATTCCCTCTCCCCTCCACATCGGCCTCGAAAATTCGCGCCGCTTTCGAGCCCTTCCCTTGTATGCGGCCATACTAAACGAGGGGAAGGCCGGCTTTGGGCGGTTGGTGGCCGCCATGGTTGACATCTCTCGCCGAATAGCCGCCTTCTTGCGGGACTCGACGCACTATGAGCTCTTGCCAGATGGATCGGCATCCCTAGATGACATCTTCATGATTGTGCTTTTCAGAGCCAAGGACGACATGCTGAacgacgtgctcgtcgacCGCATCAACGAGACGAGGCAGATGTACGTGAGCGAGACATCGTGGGGGGGTTCAAAGGCTGTTCGGATAGCCGTGTCGAATTGGAAGGTGGACGTGCATCGGGATTTCGAGATTGTCGCAGGCATTCTCAACGCCGTCGCTGCGGGGGAAAAGTTTGACGTCGGACGCCGGTGAGAACgatggccgagctcggctgTCGAGGCAATCCCAACGCTTTCCCGTTTCCCACCCGCCCACTGCCAACAACTGTATGAAAGGAAAGAATCCACAAAAGAAAACGCAGGCCCTTGGGCGTCGACAGGGCACCGGTCAGCCAAACTTCTTGGAGCCACCCTTGATTGTCGCCTTCTTGCTGCCTTTCTTGCCCTTCCCAATCAGTTCCAGGTGGCCCGCGCGCTCGCCTAGAAGGGCCTCAGTCTTGGCAATGAGGCCTGAAGTGAATTTCTTGTGTGCCTTGTCGACGCCAGCCTTGTTGGTCTTGGGCTTGGCTACCTTGGCCACCTGGCGCTTCGAGTGTGTCGCCTTGGGCGCCTTGGCCCGCGTAGATGACTTGATGGCGCCTTGCACCATTGTGTatgtgtgtgcgtgcgtgcgtgcgtgtgtgcgtgtgtgcgtgtgtttGTGTGCGTGGGCGTGGGCGCGCGCGGTGAGGAGGTGCTATTGCAGATCCCTTCGTGGTGTTGAGAGACAAGAAAGCGATTGTGCGATGGTTCAAAGTTCTCAAACGTGATTTTCTTGGTTTGGGTTTTGGATTTTCCCAAGTGGGAACTCAAGTCATGACCACCATCCAAGGTACGTACCCATGCCCAGGCACCACAGTCCATAGTAATAACACCTCCTGTAAAAGTGCTGCACCTAAGAAGCACCCAGTCACAATGCCACCAAGCTGGAGTGCCAAACGAGACGCAATTACAATGGCCGATCGCACAATAATAATGTAACGTATATTCGAGCCGAAGTTCACATTTGGTTCAATAGTCTGGCTGAAACCCCAAGCCATACGAGACGTTCATACCTCTCACAATGGTCTCGGATCGGATGCGGTCAACACGCACGATTACCGAGGGAAATAAAGAATAATCATGGGTTAAAACGAACTCGGGTCTGCCTCTGAACATGAATAGTCCCCGGAATATTTCACCGTGCATCTGACAAAGAGGCACCGGACAAATGTCAGGCTCCAGTTGCTCCGTGCCTCGTTGCCTTCACCGTTCCACTACCCCAGTTTCAAAAACCGCCTCGTCGAACAACTCATCGGCTAGACTTCAGGATCCAGCAAACGACTGATTTGGCTCAGGCCCTAAGAACCTTCAAGGCGGCCTCCAAGCTTTCAATCTCGCGCCCGAGAGAGTGTCTCTGCCCCTTTgactcctcgtcctctcccgCAATCGCATCCAGCTCATCATGGCTGAGACTCATTATCAAGTCGGTGCTGAAGACCTTGAGCGGGCTCTCATCTCCGTCAAGAAGGTGGTACGCTACAACCTGCTGACAGAcagcgtcgacgaagcgCTTGCGTGCAACCTTGTAGTAGCTGACAAGTGTGTCGAGAATGTCCTCGCAGACTTGTTGACCGTTGTTCTTGCCGGTAACGCACTTGTCCACGTCATGCAACGAGATCCACTTCTGATTCTGAGAATTCCATGTGGCTTTTTGCATCATTGGCTTCAACGTGCGCCGAACCCGTCTCTGCTGAAGGTTGGCGCTGAAGTAATGGTTGAAGGTGGTTGGACGTCCACCGCGCTCAATTGTGAGCAAGAAACGGGTATGATCCATCGCCACACCGTATCTCTCATGAAGCTTTTTCATCAGAATATCATCCCACAATGCCTCCCTGACATTCTTCTCCGGGCAAAGATGACGGATAAGTCTAGAGATGAAGTCGTGAACGAGCGTGACAGCGTTGGCCGCATGCGACATCGCCATTGATTCCCACTTGGCCGACTGATAGATGAAAACTGTAGACAGCACGTTCCCTCCAAACTAGTGTGTTCTGTCAGTGGAAAAATGTGGCGAGAAAAGGCGAGGGGAGCTTACGGTGCCAATCTCTGGCCCTCGGCTGGTCTCGTACACGTCTCGAATACGATCAATCAAGTTTCCGCCGCTCAAACCTAAAAGGGGCTCATGGAGCTTTTGTTTCTCCTTTGTCGATATAATGCCGTGAATTTCCGGGTAGTCCTTGATCGGCACTCGGAAGGGAGTATCCTTCGAGGCATCCCCAAGCAGGTCTTCGTTGTTATCACTGTCGCCGTCATTatccttgccgtccttgtcttGTTCCGTTGGTTCAAACGGCCATGAATGTCCGCTGGTCCAGAGCGTGTTGGAAAACACTTCATTCAGCTTGATGATTCGAGTAATCAGTTTGAGATCAGGCATCTCCTCAAAGATGTTGTCACTGATGTAGTAGCCGTTCAGCGCCGCTTGAGCGATGGCTTGGAATTTATTGGCCAACTTTCCCAAGTAGAGTCTCTGCGAGTTCTCGTCCCCTCGGGTAGGTCCCATGGTGGCAAGTTTATCCTTGCAGCGGTGAAGACGCTGCTCGATGTCGAACTTGACATTCGGTATCTCCTGTTTCGAAATTTTCATGAGAAGGTGGCGAAGTCGTCCCTTGAGCGCTGCGATGCCGCACCGTTCCTGAACACATGGCCACGGGGATCCCATGAAAAATGCCTTCTCGTCGTCTGCTCTTTGAACGAGTGTGGAGGTGTTGTCATCTGCGCCACGGTTCTTGACAACGTAGTAGCCAAGTTTCAGGTTGCTCCGATTTCCGGCCAGCAGGTCAATCACTGCCTCCTTTGTCGCTGACTCGGTGGCGAGATCAGGTTTCGTCAACACGCCCATCGTTCTCAAACCAACGGGGTCTGCGGCCTCGGCAAGCTTCAGGATCTCTTGCGTTGCAATGTCGACGTTGCACGGCATTACTGCAAGAATTCTGGTACGTAGTTAGCCAATACTGGACGGAACTGGACAAGAATTCGATAGAAATGACTGACATGGTACGGCTGTTGCTCATATATGATTTAACCATATTCTCAACGAGAACaatgtcggcctcggcagtgAGTCCTTTGAACCAGTCAGCATCAAGTGATGCATATTTAGGCGACGAGATTACTCACCTGCAGTGGGTACTCGAAATATTCCCGGAACGTCAATGACAGTCATGTGGCTTTGCTAATGGAAAACGGCTGTAAGCGAAAGAGAAACACATGCGATGTTGGCAAGAAGCGGGAAAATCCTACATCAGGTCCGTGAACCTCGATCTTGAGGATGTCTTGGCTGAACGCGGCAAGCCCATCCTTCTTGTCATCCGCAGTCATACGAATGCCCATAGCCAAGTTTGCCTGCTTCTCTTCAGCACGATCCAGGTATCGCAAGGGCGGGTGCAGAGGTATATAACGAACTTCGTGGAAGATCTCGGTCAATGCGTCGTTATCCAGCTCGGTAGTGCATCGCTCGAATTCGAGGAGCTGGGATTTCAAAGTATCATCGGCATCAGGTCGTGGGATAATCGATACGCGGACACTCTTAATAGGGTGACGATGGCATGTAATCTGCGTCGCATAGCGGGTGCAGAGGCCCGCGGCGCGCGGGAATGAAAAGCCAGTCATGCTCTCAAGAACAGAGCTCTTTCCCGAAGACTGGTCGCCAACAACGACAAGCTACCAACGATTTAGCTTCCGTGTCGCTCGCCAAAGTGGAGAGAGGAGCACACCTGAGGAAGAGGAATCATGGATCCCACATTGAGCTCGCGGAGCTTGTCAATTTTCGCCAGAAAAGCCCGGTTGCCCAAGCCGCTCGCCATAGCTGATGGGGATCAGAGCACGACGCGGATGTGGAGTTGAATTGAACGCAGGGCGAGGGTATACTGAACTTGAGAACAGTATGCGATATATCAACAGGACGGGATGCAAGGCTTCATGTGCGTATGTGACCGTGCAATGCGTGAGAAGGAATGAGAAAGCGAAGCATGAGACCAACGGCGGGGATGCAtagagggggggggctgTACGAGATTCACTGCAAAGGCTACAGGTTACAGGGCCTTGACGCATTTGAACCAGCCTCAAACGGTGTTTCATTGACCAGTCGGTTTCCGGGCGATTCGCCGATGCAGCCTCCTGTCCTGGGCCTGTTTCTGTTCAGGAATTCTCATACCAGAACGAGTCGTTCTGGTATGAGCTGCGGCGACGCAATAAAGCTGTGTGTTGACCACAGAGGTGAACATGCGCATAATATCCGAAACTCCAGCACGGCGATGAGCCTGTCCAGTGGTGCCTCATTCGTGGTATCCCAATATGAACCCAGCGCCATCCTGATGTCAACACGTACTTGAATGTGGCCAACCAATCTTGCCGCTGCGCGTATTTCTTCACCATCCGTCACCCCAACCGTCATCGTCATTCTCCGTCTCCTTAGGCTTCATGTCAATCTTCTTGGCGGCTACAGGCTTTGCAGCCATCTTCTTCGCCGAGGATTTGGTCACCGTCGACTTGGAGAGCCCCTTTGGCAACGGCTTGGCGCCGCCAGATTTCTTCTTCTGCTGCGACTCCAACCAACCTGCAAAGTccggctcgccctcgtcaaaGGGCGTAGTGCTGGCAACCCGCGGCTTTTCCTTGCCCTTTTTCGTCAGAATCTCATCGTCCTCACCCATATCCCCCATATCTCCCCAAGCATCTcctgcatcgtcgccatcgtcgtagAAAAAGTCCTCGGCGATTGGGTCTATTGTGGTGGGAGAGGAAATTTCCGTCGGAGACAATGGCATCGTGGCCTGTCGACGTAGCGACGTCGCGGCACTGGTGACCGGGGCGGCAGTTGGCTTCTTAAGTTCTGCACCAGGAGAGGTTGGCGCGGGTCGGGCGTCAGCAGGCGACCCGTTTGAGGTTTGTATATCTCCCGCCGCGGCAGGTATTTTGTTTGTGAAAGAAGAGATGGCCCAGCCGGTCCATCCAGACGAGCCACTCTGCTGAGGCGTGCCCATCCGTGCGGGTTGTTGTGCTTCGGCCGCTTGGGGCGAAGGCAGGGCCGTATCTGGCATTCCCGCCGCGGCCTTGCGAACCTTTTGAACGTACGTGTCCATGGTTCGACTTGCCTGGTCTCGTACAAGCTTTTCCTTGTCCATGAGCAGGGGGCAGAGAGCCGGTAGGATCCGCACGGCACAGTCTTCGTCCGAAAAGTATTCCACCGTGGCGCCGAGCGCCATGAGGGCAGCGCTACGAGCGTGGACAAAGGGGTCTCTGAGGGAGCGAGTAAATGCCGCTATCAGCACCTTGGCCCGTGATGACGTGCCGAGATAGCGTGCAATTTTCCCCAGGCAGATCGTGGTGTTTGTGCGGATGCCAGGCTGTTCATCGTTCGCCGTCTTGGCCAGGTGCCTCAAGAGCTCACTGTTGATGGTGCGGTCGGACAGCTTCGTGATGATGACAAGCACCGACTTCAGAGTTTGTTCCCGCACCACCGGCTGCATATCCGTGAAGCCGGCCACCTGCGGCTAGTCAGCGAGGGCCTTCGGCTAGGCCGAGGGGTTCACTCACAATTTGGGGAAAGAGCTTGTCGTTGACGATCTTTTGTGATAGCCGTTCGATCATCTTCGGTAGGCTGTCCAGCAAACAGACTCTGATGGCTCGATCAGGGTTGGCAAATGCTCGGACGATGAAGGGAGAGATCTTCGAATCAAAGTCTTCGTTGGAGAACTTGGCCGCTATTTTGAGCACTACACCCAAGGCCTTTGGCCCTCCCCCACCAAACTCAACGGACTTGATGAGCTCAGGCAGCACTTTGAGCTTGAAGAACTCCTCGGGGAAGTCGTCTGCGAGATGATCCAAATCACTAGGATGGTTGGTTAGCCACGAGAATCGACCGGGAGGCTGGTCGCTCTTACTTCAGAAGCTCCTCCCTTTCGCTGGGGGACTTGACGCCTATGTTGTCGACACCCTCCGTCAACTTTATCAGAGGCGTGTCAAAGAAGGCCCCCGCTCGGCTGCCTTGGTCGAGAAAGCTGCTGACGCTGATTCGAGCTTTGGGGTTCGCGTTGCAGAGCCGCTTGAAACCTGGCTGCATGGTGGGCGGGATGTTTTTCGTTTGGCCGGCCTCTTCGGGCCCGCGGTAGTCGCCATTGAAGACTTCAAACATGAGGGCTCCAAAATTAAACGAGTCGACGGCAGAGTGTGGGCTCTTCTTGATCATGTCCCATCCGTTTCTGAGCTCCGGGGGAGCGTAGCGGCCCGCATCGGGAACAAGGCTTCCGTAGGTCTGGCACACACACAAGGTCAGCAGGAAGAAATATGGGCAGCCGGCATGTCGGGTGGGCCTACATATATGACCGACTCGTCGTCCTTTACGTTGCTCACTACTTCAAAGCCGCCCAGCTTCCACTCGCCACTCTCGGTAGTGTAGATGGATCCGACCTTTAGTGAGCCATGGATCGAggaggcgtcggcgttgatGAATTTTATGGTTCGCTGGCGCGGTCAGAGGTCGGGCTCGCAATCGAGACGGATGGAGAGAGCTCCTACAGCGATGCTATGCAGACCCCATTTGATCGTTTCTGGGCTGAGACTCTTTCTTCGAATGTGCCATCGTAACGGCACGAGACGCTCGGTGGCGATGTAGATGTAGGATTCCGTCTGCTTCATCAGCATCGGACAGATCAAGTCAGGACATAGGCCGCGCAGCATACCTCAACGGTGTCCAGGACCTTGATGACGCCAGGGTGACGCAGAGTTCGCAGCTTCTTGAGAGCGTTCTTGGCCAAAGGCAGTCGGCTCCTGTTGGCGGGGATATCGATTGAGAAGATGCTGCAGTTTGAACCGTCTTCCTGGATGGGGGTCAGCGGATGAGAAGACGGTGCAGAGACGAGCATCTTGCCTTCTTCGTGCCATTGTACAACGTCCAGATGGACTCGTCCACGTCGACCTTGTCACCGAACGTGTACGGGAAAGGGGGGCCCTGGGCCATGGCGGAGGCCACGGCGGATTTAAGAAAGTCCATCACGCCAGCACAATGGTTCTCCAACAATACGTGCGACGAGACCAACTAGGCAGTACGGTGGAGGAGATAATGACGTTGCGCGATGCGGTACACCGGGCTCTACTCCACGGGATGAGGTCAACTTTGCTATCAGCCTGGCAGCTTCCACGTCGGCCCCCGCCTTGGCTGGCAGCTTTTGGCGGTCCGACTCCGTTCTAGCGTACCAGTAAGTGTGCATGTTAGCGTActggcacatgtacagttcGCCgcacgtgtacaagtacttgtgctccttAAGGACTAAGTACTCTCCAAGACTTTAGTATGAGTTCTTGTAgcatactgtacgtacttcCAGCACGGCAGATTGCACGAAAAATGTACATGttcagtactgtactgtacatgcaagtacgcagcatggagtaatacaagtataaatactccgtactgagtGGAATCAAGTATTGTAATTTGctatccgtactccgtacggagtactctgtaccgtgcaagcaagtatttacagcacatgtgcatgtacatgcaagtacaagtttAAGTTACAGTACCAGAAgatggtgcttgtgctgAGGGGCACCCACGTCCTGTTAGTGTAGCGTGCGTGCTCTGCACAAAGGGCAGTTATTAACAATTTCTCATTATTACTAcacgtatggagtactctgaacaagtacatgccagTGCTTCCTTGCCAGGCACGGTTCATCTTGAACTTTAaacatgtgctgtactccgtactgtacttaagtaagtcCGAGGGCCCCCCTGTATTCAGCCCCAGGTCAAAAtgacctacagtactccgtactccgtacaagtctGCTAGGTCTAGTTTACATCGGTACATCGAGCTGATTTGCTCAACAGTGAGAATACGACATACGCTACGAAAAAATACATCCCTCCGATAATATGCAGTTTATGCTACATTATTAAATTTTCTGCCAATACAATTGCATGagaaggtactccgtacccacgCACGAAATGCTTTCGGCAAAACAAAGGAATAAACCCTTCGAGCCCGGAATAACCATTTACCGCAATCTTAAGCAGGGTCTAGCTGTTATAAGTCCAAGAATTTACAGTAGCTTGGGCCAATTAGAATGCATTGAGGGGTCAACTCTTAATACCCATTCGTTCAAAATAGGTATTTAAATCTCATGAAACAAACTGTAGGAATACCTAGCTAAAGGATTGATTCATTTGCTTTAGAGCAACGAAAAAAATACAGTATATTGATTAGTGTTATCTACTTGGGCTGTCCCAAGTAGAATGGTTAAGAGACAGCAACGGCTCTTATAAGCGTGGCTAATTGACAAAGTATCAGCTTTGTCTATACGTACCTTTTGCTAGCTGCAATAAGGGTGCGCCGCATGgcgcaacggctagtagcaCGGCCACTGCTTGTGCCCTACTAGGGTCAATCCGTAACAATTAGCTATAATAAAATGAGTGGGATGGTGTAATATTCTTGCTTGGGATATCTAGCGTTAAGCTGGATGAAGGCACTCTGATACAAAAAGAGATTTAATTGGCGAAAAGTGATCTGAAAATCTAATCAATAAAAGAGTGGCAAGTCGCAAGATTTCTAATTGGCTTAAAATGCAAGGGGCCGACTACAGGGGGGGCCGAAAACCCCCCCTCGAACTTAATACCCGCTGTGGATCTGGATCGGGCCATCCTGATTCCCCTTCTCCTATAACCCCATTTAGGCTTTCGTGGAAGCTTTCCAGCACGAACAAAGGCACGCTGCAACATACAAAATGGCTCAGTGCTCTCTACCAACTCACAGCATGTCGGCCAATTTCATCAATCAAACAGACGACAAGGCAGTTGGCCGGTGGGTGATGCTCGAAGCAATCGCCTCGCCGCTTGACCATTTCGGTTCTCTGGAAGAGTTTGACGTTCCACTCAGAGTCCTCTCCAGCTCCTATTCCCTCCTTACTCCTTACTCC of the Drechmeria coniospora strain ARSEF 6962 chromosome 01, whole genome shotgun sequence genome contains:
- a CDS encoding protein kinase-like protein, which gives rise to MLVSAPSSHPLTPIQEDGSNCSIFSIDIPANRSRLPLAKNALKKLRTLRHPGVIKVLDTVETESYIYIATERLVPLRWHIRRKSLSPETIKWGLHSIARTIKFINADASSIHGSLKVGSIYTTESGEWKLGGFEVVSNVKDDESVIYTYGSLVPDAGRYAPPELRNGWDMIKKSPHSAVDSFNFGALMFEVFNGDYRGPEEAGQTKNIPPTMQPGFKRLCNANPKARISVSSFLDQGSRAGAFFDTPLIKLTEGVDNIGVKSPSEREELLNDLDHLADDFPEEFFKLKVLPELIKSVEFGGGGPKALGVVLKIAAKFSNEDFDSKISPFIVRAFANPDRAIRVCLLDSLPKMIERLSQKIVNDKLFPQIVAGFTDMQPVVREQTLKSVLVIITKLSDRTINSELLRHLAKTANDEQPGIRTNTTICLGKIARYLGTSSRAKVLIAAFTRSLRDPFVHARSAALMALGATVEYFSDEDCAVRILPALCPLLMDKEKLVRDQASRTMDTYVQKVRKAAAGMPDTALPSPQAAEAQQPARMGTPQQSGSSGWTGWAISSFTNKIPAAAGDIQTSNGSPADARPAPTSPGAELKKPTAAPVTSAATSLRRQATMPLSPTEISSPTTIDPIAEDFFYDDGDDAGDAWGDMGDMGEDDEILTKKGKEKPRVASTTPFDEGEPDFAGWLESQQKKKSGGAKPLPKGLSKSTVTKSSAKKMAAKPVAAKKIDMKPKETENDDDGWGDGW
- a CDS encoding interferon-induced GTP-binding protein Mx2, encoding MASGLGNRAFLAKIDKLRELNVGSMIPLPQLVVVGDQSSGKSSVLESMTGFSFPRAAGLCTRYATQITCHRHPIKSVRVSIIPRPDADDTLKSQLLEFERCTTELDNDALTEIFHEVRYIPLHPPLRYLDRAEEKQANLAMGIRMTADDKKDGLAAFSQDILKIEVHGPDQSHMTVIDVPGIFRVPTAGLTAEADIVLVENMVKSYMSNSRTIILAVMPCNVDIATQEILKLAEAADPVGLRTMGVLTKPDLATESATKEAVIDLLAGNRSNLKLGYYVVKNRGADDNTSTLVQRADDEKAFFMGSPWPCVQERCGIAALKGRLRHLLMKISKQEIPNVKFDIEQRLHRCKDKLATMGPTRGDENSQRLYLGKLANKFQAIAQAALNGYYISDNIFEEMPDLKLITRIIKLNEVFSNTLWTSGHSWPFEPTEQDKDGKDNDGDSDNNEDLLGDASKDTPFRVPIKDYPEIHGIISTKEKQKLHEPLLGLSGGNLIDRIRDVYETSRGPEIGTFGGNVLSTVFIYQSAKWESMAMSHAANAVTLVHDFISRLIRHLCPEKNVREALWDDILMKKLHERYGVAMDHTRFLLTIERGGRPTTFNHYFSANLQQRRVRRTLKPMMQKATWNSQNQKWISLHDVDKCVTGKNNGQQVCEDILDTLVSYYKVARKRFVDAVCQQVVAYHLLDGDESPLKVFSTDLIMSLSHDELDAIAGEDEESKGQRHSLGREIESLEAALKVLRA
- a CDS encoding putative protein family UPF0390 is translated as MVQGAIKSSTRAKAPKATHSKRQVAKVAKPKTNKAGVDKAHKKFTSGLIAKTEALLGERAGHLELIGKGKKGSKKATIKGGSKKFG